Proteins encoded in a region of the Mercenaria mercenaria strain notata chromosome 1, MADL_Memer_1, whole genome shotgun sequence genome:
- the LOC123545448 gene encoding uncharacterized protein LOC123545448: MEMFKVISAIFIADVYLTGAQQLYSSFLHVTPTSIKDQIQLHYHFSWKEQGLAAGTCVTPVCLKVYKLTNKTAQFFGRFTGFQWWCYRGCASKNVISDLSSLMFTEVTSFGGLKWEAGEETVIHTFNAADADDITIRFQFSNGTHSEVVEDAHLNLGIRSDTKRPNMSPSTAVLPIYRVPLGCSVEIDLFPYDGDGDYTTCRWNNILPSASLDNTSCKIAVHATSSTGYRAGQQYKGSVYLEDYSSVPVNISRNGNSSVTSGPFSSAPVIFTVYVSNALSAPSNCLSKPRFEPNHASATRSYLPLTNYSTKLTTTEKNVTILTVGHQGTVFHNTATSSGTEVTSDWTITGNDTGVYKTCFMVYNSNGVPGDTICDTLLTGDTDDCARNDTCTDKSCRHCKDYWQYYTCSYDTCNDQKLNLGLIVGAAVGSVILLAAIVTGICLYLRYIKKKKTKVTDLSEKHKEIK, encoded by the exons ATTCAACTTCACTATCATTTTTCATGGAAAGAACAGGGTCTGGCAGCGGGAACATGTGTGACACCTGTTTGCTTAAAAGTTTATAAACTGACGAATAAAACCGCCCAATTTTTCGGAAGATTTACCGGTTTTCAGTGGTGGTGTTATCGGGGTTGTGCaagcaaaaatgttatttcagacCTGTCGTCCCTAATGTTTACGGAAGTTACCAGCTTCGGTGGTCTTAAATGGGAAGCTGGAGAAGAAACAGTCATCCATACGTTCAATGCCGCCGACGCCGACGATATAACAATTAG atttcagTTTTCAAACGGGACACACTCTGAAGTAGTCGAGGACGCGCATTTGAATCTTGGAATAAGAAGTGACACAAAAAGGCCCAATATGAGTCCGTCCACAGCTGTTTTGCCAATATATAG GGTTCCTCTTGGCTGCTCTGTAGAGATCGACCTGTTTCCCTATGACGGGGATGGAGATTACACCACATGTAGATGGAATAACATCTTACCGTCCGCCAGCCTAGATAAT aCTTCGTGCAAAATAGCAGTTCATGCAACGTCATCTACTGGGTACCGAGCAGGTCAGCAGTACAAGGGGTCTGTGTACCTCGAAGATTATTCTTCTGTACCAGTAAATATTTCCAGAAACGGCAACAGTTCCGTCACATCCGGTCCCTTCAGTAGCGCCCCGGTCATT ttcaCTGTATACGTCAGTAACGCTCTGTCAGCCCCGAGCAACTGCTTGTCTAAACCCCGGTTTGAGCCCAATCATGCCTCAGCCACTCGGTCATATCTCCCGCTTACTAATTACTCCACAAAATTAACAACGACCGAGAAAAATGTAAC AATTCTTACAGTAGGACATCAAGGCACTGTGTTTCACAATACTGCAACCAGTTCTGGCACAGAAGTAACTTCAGACTGGACCATCACCGGAAATGACACAGGCGTATATAAAACCTGTTTCATGGTGTATAATAGTAATGG GGTGCCGGGAGATACGATATGCGACACTTTGCTGACAGGAG ATACTGACGACTGTGCACGAAATGACACGTGCACGGATAAATCATGTAGACACTGCAAGGATTACTGGCAATATTACACGTGCTCATATGATACTTGCAATG ATCAAAAGTTAAACCTCGGGCTGATTGTGGGTGCGGCAGTCGGATCAGTGATTCTTCTTGCTGCCATAGTAACTGGGATATGTTTATACCTTAGgtacattaaaaagaaaaagacaaaagTGACAGATTTAAGTGAAAAACATAAGGAAATAAAATAG
- the LOC123532778 gene encoding tubulin--tyrosine ligase-like: protein MEQYGFVRRDVNSSVYRAVTKFLLEERGNDWKKLPSNSVSFHLMFGERNKLPFGRLGHDPGRVQLVNYYRGSDVLCRKTALVKVFKEYCSVVKYSYPKWLPQSFRIVPKNVVQTSVRNSTVLVRPEKPDDRDQLLETHAQMVAEEGKDVIWIAKHTSGAKGDGIQISDNIDSLLEYVDDQSKAFVIQRYINNPFLLEGGRKFDIRSWVLLDSSYNVYLFKEGVLRTSSEPYDPDDLSKITSHLTNHCLQKERSTNYGRYEDGNEMFFDEFNRYLMDKHGTTMEASILPQIKDIIKRCFFLVKEKINTNGLGYVCFQLFGFDFLLDEKMKVWLIEVNGAPACAQYLLPDMARSIVHTAIDPVFPPSKPRQGDTGFTKIS, encoded by the exons ATGGAACAGTATGGCTTTGTGAGAAGAGATGTTAACAGTTCTGTATATAGGGCAGTGACCAAATTTCTGCTTGAAGAGAGAGGAAATGACTGGAAAAAGCTGCCGTCCAATTCTGTTTCATTCCATTTGATGTTTGGAGAAAGGAATAAATTGCCTTTTGGAAGATTAG GCCATGATCCTGGGAGGGTACAGCTGGTAAATTATTACAGAGGTTCGGATGTTCTATGCAGGAAAACAGCTCTTGTCAA agtatttaaagaatactgtAGTGTAGTGAAATACAGTTACCCAAAATGGTTGCCACAGTCTTTCCGTATTGTTCCAAAAAATGTTGTCCAGACAAGTGTACGTAACTCTACGGTACTGGTACGGCCGGAGAAACCAGATGACCGGGATCAGCTGCTGGAGACGCATGCACAGATGGTGGCGGAGGAAGGCAAAGatgtgatctggattgctaaacaTACATCTGGGGCTAAAG GTGATGGCATTCAGATATCAGACAACATAGATTCCTTACTGGAGTATGTAGATGATCAGAGTAAAGCCTTTGTTATACAGAGATATATTAACAATCCATTCCTCTTGGAGGGAGGCAGGAAATTTGATATCAG GAGCTGGGTGTTGTTAGATTCCAGCTATAATGTGTACCTGTTCAAGGAAGGTGTGTTGCGTACATCATCTGAACCTTATGACCCTGATGACCTGTCAAAGATCACTAGTCACCTGACCAATCACTGCCTTCAGAAGGAAAGGTCAACCAACTATGGTAGATATGAAGATGGAAATGAAATGTTCTTTGATGAGTTTAACAG ATATTTGATGGACAAACACGGTACTACAATGGAAGCTTCTATCTTGCCTCAAATCAAAGACATCATCAAACGTTGTTTCTTCCTTGTTAAAGAG AAAATTAACACAAATGGTTTAGGGTATGTGTGTTTTCAACTGTTTGGCTTTGATTTCTTGCTGGATGAGAAGATGAAAGTCTGGCTGATAGAAGTAAATGGAGCTCCAGCATGTGCACA GTACCTGTTACCAGACATGGCCAGAAGTATTGTTCATACTGCAATAGATCCAGTGTTTCCACCATCGAAACCTAGACAAGGTGACACAGGGTTCACCAAAATCTCCTGA
- the LOC123532772 gene encoding dnaJ homolog subfamily C member 17-like: MAKKLDITKEDLYGILGVEETATEKEITKSYRKQALKCHPDKNPDNPKAAEQFHRLTQALEILTDAAAKAAYDKILKAQKAALLRQKQYDSKRKKFKEDLEARERAAGEQKEDTAADARKLQAEIERLRKEGNRILQETQEQLRKDLEEKVNKPSDDGVDSDDAESNTVKIKAKWKIKKGENRDEGYTKQELEDIFSKYGEVLNIVVSVKKSGTAIIEYSSPYTADMAVMNVKGKEDFPLTLSWLSGQPPEDRLCNHGNQETDDRQKAASDTSAHSFSAPSQNYQFSGFGAADSKDFESVVLMKMRQAEERKRLIEQMEKEDEENG; encoded by the exons ATGGCGAAAAAACTTGACATTACAAAGGAAGATTTGTATGGCATTCTTGGTGTGGAAGAAACTGCAACAGAAAAAGAG ATAACAAAGTCATACAGGAAACAAGCCTTGAAATGCCATCCTGATAAGAACCCTGATAATCCAAAAGCAG cGGAGCAGTTTCACAGATTGACACAGGCCCTTGAAATACTCACAGATGCTGCTGCAAAG GCTGCCTATGACAAGATACTGAAAGCCCAAAAAGCTGCATTGCTTCGACAGAAACAGTatgattctaaaagaaagaaatttaaagaaG ATCTGGAAGCACGTGAGAGAGCAGCTGGAGAACAGAAGGAAGATACTGCTGCTGATGCTAGAAAACTACAAGCTGAG ATTGAGAGATTACGAAAAGAgggaaacagaatattacaggagACTCAAGAACAGTTGCGTAAAGATTTAGAGGAAAAAGTTAATAAACCTTCAGATGATGGAGTGGACAGTGATGATGCAGAATCAAATACAGTCAAAATCAAG GCTAAATGGAAAATCAAGAAAGGTGAGAACAGGGATGAAGGTTACACAAAACAGGAGTTAGAAGACATCTTTTCTAAG TATGGGGAAGTTTTGAACATTGTGGTGTCGGTAAAGAAATCAGGAACTGCCATAATAGAATATTCTTCACCTTACACTGCT GATATGGCTGTAATGAATGTTAAAGGAAAGGAAGATTTTCCTCTGACTTTGTCATGGTTGTCAGGGCAACCACCAGAAGACAGACTCTGTAACCATGGTAATCAGGAAACAGATGACAGACAAAAAGCTGCATCAGACACAAGTGCTCATTCTTTCTCAGCTCCAAGTCAG AACTATCAATTCAGTGGTTTTGGGGCAGCTGACAGTAAAGACTTTGAGAGTGTAGTATTAATGAAGATGAGGCAAGCAGAAGAACGAAAAAGATTGATAGAACAAATGGAAAAAGAAGATGAAGAAAATGGatga